The region TCAACCGGGCTTGCGGATCGATCGTATGCGCGGCGCCTGGCGCGTGTGTGGCGGCGGCATCGGCGTTTCGCGCACCCTGCGTCAGGTCGGCGTCGGTCAGCACGGCGTCGTACGCGTCTGCGAGATCGGCGAGATAGCCCGGCGTCGCGTTGGCCGGAATCACCGGCTCCTTGCCGCACGCGAACAACGCAAACAATGCGCAGGCGAAATCGAACGGATCGTCGATGCACAACGCGAAACGTTGCGCGTCTTGCGTTTGCATCAGTGCGACCAGCGCCGAGACGCGCGCGCGAAACGCAGCGCGGTCGAGCACCGTCGCGCCGTCGCGGCATACCGGTGCATTCGCGACCGCGGCCCCATGGCCTGCCGACAACAGATCATGCAACGCAATCATGCGGCCTCCGAACGCGCGGCTCGCGGCAGCACTACCAGATAACGCCAGATGACCTCGGCCACCAGCAGCACGCCGATCAGCCCATAAGCGATCGCGCCGTTATAGAGCGACCAGCTTGCGCGGCTCCAGTACAGCGCCGTATAAGCGGAGAACGCGCCGTTCAGCGCGAAGAAACCGCACCACACCTGGGTCACGCGCCGCGTATGGCGCACCGCGCCCGGCGGCAGATTCGGATTGCCCAGCCGCGCGAATTTTTCGATCATCGACGGCCCGCGCACGAGCGTCGCGCCGAACGCAATCAACAGCCCCAGATTCACGAGCGACGGATAGAGGCGCAACAGCAGTTCGCTGTTGGTGAACACGATCGCCGCCGAGGCGCAGCTCAGCAAGCCGACCACGGTCCGGTCGATCGCGGAGAGCCGGCGCAGCGAGGTCGCGACCGGACCGCTACCGGCCCAGCGTTGCAGCCACAAAATCGCAAACAGCATGCAGCCGACATAGCGCGGCGTGTCCCAACGCCAGGCACACAGAATCAACGCGGGATACGCGAGTTTCAGCAGGACCTGCACCACCGTTTTGCCCCAGTGGCGCTGAGTGCCGAGCGATGCCTCAGCGGGCTGGCTCGCCACCGCTTGCATTCGCGAGCGCACAGCTGGCATCAGCCTTGTGCCGCCAGCAGGGATTCGACCGCACCGATCACATCGCCGACCGTGCGCACCGACTTGAATTCGGCCGGCTTGATGCGGCTGCCGGTCATTTCCTGCAGTTTGATCGCAAGGTCGACGGCGTCGATGCTGTCGAGATCGAGGTCTTCGAAGAGGTGCGCGCCGGGTGTCACGCGCTCCGGCTCGATCGCGAAGTTCTCTTTGAAGATGGCGCGGATGCGTTCAAGAATCTCTGCCTCGGACACGATTAGTCCCCTTTTTCTGTGGTTTCGGTCGCAGCACGCGCCGTTTCACGTTGACTCGCGACCAGCGCGGCCAACGTGCTGATCGAGCGGAAGTGTTCGCGGGTGCGTTCGTCGTTCGCTGCGATGGTCAGTTGGTATTGTTTGCGCAGCACGATGCCGATCTCGAGCGCGTCGATCGAGTCGAGACCGATGCCGTCGGTATCGAACAACGGTGCGTCGTCGTCGATATCGGCCGGGCTCAGGTCTTCCAGGTCGAGGGCCTCGATCAGAAGCTGTTTAATTTCCAGTTTTAAAGAATCCATAATCGAACAGGTGCCGAGTAATGTGTGCTTCGACGGCGCTGGTCACGCTGCGCGCCGCGAGGGACGGTGAAGTGTCGTGGTCCGCGAGTTGCTCGACGCCAAGCGGCTCGAGCACGTTCACGCGCATCCGGAAAGCGCGCGCCGGCACGTCGTACCAGCGCATCTGCCTGGTGAAAGCCGGCGGGTCGCAATCCATCAGCACCGGCACGATCGGCGCACCGGCCTTCAATGCCATGTGCGCGAAACCGCGTGAAAACGCGTGCAGGCGGTTCGGGGCGGGGCTGCGCGTGCCTTCGGGAAAAATAATCATCGTGTAGCCCGCCGCGAGCCGCCGCGCACCGGCTTCGACGAGTTCGGCGGGATCGGCATTGCTCACATATTCCGCCGAGCGCACGATTCCCCAGAAACAAGGATTGCCCCAGTGCGCGTTCTTCACCACGCAACAGGCACGCGGCGTGAGCGACAACAGTACCATCACGTCCAGGTACGTGGGGTGATTGGCGACCACGATCGCCGGGCCGCCGGTGCGCAATGCCTGTGCGCCCGACACCTCGAGCTCCATCACGCCGATGCGCCGCAATATCGCGACCAGCACCCGGAAGAACCAGTGGATCACGGTCGTCACCACGCGCTGGCGCGACGCCCGATGCGGCCATAGCCACGCGAGTGGGAACACCAGTACCGAAAACAGCACACCGCAGATGCCGAACACCACGAAGGCCATGCCCGTCGCGCAGAACCGCCAAAGGTAATCAAGCCGCGCGCTCATGCCACCTCCAATGCCAGGCGGCGCCGGCGCCTTGCCAGACAGCAGGCCTGCCCGTTTCCAGACAGTGCAGCAGCGCCTGGCTCTGGGTCGCGAAAGGTTCGTCCGCGCTTGACTCGCTGGCCGCGTTTGCCACGTTTGCCGCGTTTGCCTCACTTGCTTCACCTGCGTGGCTTGCCTGTTGCGCGGCCTCCGCTGCCTCCCGCTCACCCGCGCCGAACAAGGTGCAGACCAACTGCCCCGCTGCCGCTTCGCCGTTCAGCAGGATCGCGATCGCGCCGCCCTGCACTTCGTCTTCAATCGTGCCGTACGCCGGATCGGCCGGCTCGTCTGCATACACCAGCAGCACTGGCGAACCCGGCTCAGTTGCGTATTGCGCGTACGCTTCCAGCAGCGCGTAACCAAGCGTCTCAGCGCCGGCCGAGATCGCGCTGGCAGCAGAACGATCGCCGCGCGCGATGCCGAACACGCCAGTCATTGCGTTCAACACCGACAGGCTGAAGGCGGTCGGCGAGACCGGTTCGCCCGTGCTGATGGTGCGCAGGATGTCCGTAGTGCGCCGCAACTCACCGTGGCGTGAAGCGAACACGACTCGAACCTCGTCTTGCGCCACGCAATCGTGCGCGACCTTCAGGGCGACTTTGGACAGCGTGCTCAGGCGACGCCGCACGATCGGCTCGATAAAGCCAATATCGGGTGCGGCAGATGCGGCAGCAGGCCAGCTAGACCAGCGAGCGACCGGAATGGTCCAGTGCAGATCGGGCATATCGGTGTTCGCGCGTAGAAGCGAGGAGAGGCTGAGGGCGCCTGACGGAATACGCAGCCGTCACAGCGTATGCTCGCCGCGCGGAACGACAATCTCCAGCCGGGGTCAATCCAATGTTCTTATTAGGGTTCAGCGATTTACAGGCACTGGCCCCGTTTATTCAGGCGCCCTTGCCAATTAGTCTGATGGATTGACCCAGACTCCCTGTGGCCGCCGGAATAATACTGAATATTCTGGATTAAATCAGCCACAAAAGACGTATCTATCTGTATCCGTATCGCTGGTGCGGCGGCTGACTGGAAAGCGTCAAAATGCAGACCTGGCGGCCCTTGCACAGCCTGTGACCGGCCCGCAAAGCCACTGCCAGCGAGCTTCGCGGGCCGGCTGGACGCTAACGGCATCCACCAACACACACAAATACTTTCAATTAACTTCCCAGACGAGTGTTTCGTTTCGGAACACTTTACTGCTTCTGACCCTATCAGCCGATCATGCGCCACGCCTGAATCTCACGCGCGACTTACACCACCGGCTTCCGACCCAAACCGGGCACGCCGTCGCCCGTGCCGCTTACTGCACGACCTTCGCGCCCGATGCTGTGGCCGGCGCAGCCGAAGGCGCGGCACCCGTCGTAGCGACTTCGTTCGAGATCCCGCCGTTCTTGTCGAGCGGAATCTTCACGGTATGGACCACGCCGTTGCCGAGCGGGAAGTCAGCCAGCGCGCTGCGCGCCAGATAAGGCATGGCCCTCACCAGCGACGATTCTTCGTCCGAGTTGCGCGCCGTCACGTTATAGACCTCTTTGCCACTGGCGCGCTCGGTGATCCGCACGCCGAGCAGGTGCGTGAAGATCGGGTAGCTCTGGTTCACATACGCTGTCGGATATGGACCCCACGGGCCCCACGGATCGAACGGCCGGCCCCAGTACGGCGACGGCCAGGGGTTGTAATACACCGGCTGCGCGACCGTCACCATATCCGAGCGCACGCCGTACGACAGCCCGACCAGATAGCGCGCCGCTGAAGCGTCGACCTGACGGAATGCGTGCGTGGCAAGTTCGTTGGCGACGACACGCTCGTAGGTGCTGAGTTCGAGATTGTTTTGCTGATCCGCCGCCCGCGTAAAGGCATACGTACGGGTGGCATCATTGCCGCTCCAGTCGGAGAACGCCGTGACCTGAGTGGTCACGTAGCTCGTGCAACCGGACAGCAGCACCGTCAGCGCGCCCAACAGGAGCGCGGCACGGCGTACCCAACGATCGAATTTCATGGTCTACCTCGTGATGCCTGTTGTCGCCATTCTTGAGCGGGTTGGTTCGTGCGCACGCTTCGCCGCGCAAAGCGGCCCCGATAATACGCTGACCAGGCGATTCGGTAAAAAGTTCGGCCCGCACGAACCGCCGAGCCTTTGTACAATGGCTCGACAAGCCCGGCTCGCGCGCCATAAGCACGCGTGACGGCTCGAGTCCCATCACCACAGAACGCCATGGCCGATACCGCAACGCCCAATGTGATCCGCCGCGCCGACTACGCGCAGCCCGCCTTCCTGATCGACACCGTCGCTCTGGAGTTCGATCTGGTCCCCGATCGCACCGTCGTCAGGAACACGATGCGCGTGCGCCGCAACCCGGACGCGTCCCACGCCGCAAATCTTGAGCTGATGGGCGAACAACTCGAGTTCGTCGGCGCCACAGTCGACGGCGCCCCGTTCGCCAACGCGCATGCGCACGAACACGGCCTCACGCTCGACAACGTGCCGGATAACTTCGAACTCACGCTCACCAGCAACTGCAATCCAGCGGAGAACACCACGCTGTCCGGCCTGTATGTGTCGGGCGGCAACTTCTTCACGCAGTGCGAGGCCGAGGGCTTTCGCCGCATCACTTATTTCCTCGACCGCCCCGACGTGATGGCGACCTACACGGTCACACTGCGCGCCAGCAAGACCGACTATCCGGTGCTGCTGTCGAACGGCAATCTGCTCGAAGCAGGCGATCTGCCGGACGGCCGCCATTTCGCCCGCTGGGAAGATCCGTTCAGGAAGCCGAGCTATCTGTTCGCTCTGGTCGCGGGCAAGCTGGTCGCGCTCGAAGAGCGCGTGAAGAGCGGCTCGGGCAAGGAAAAGCTGCTGCAGGTATGGGTCGAACCGCACGATCTGGACAAGACCCGTCACGCAATGGATTCGCTGATCAATTCGATCCGCTGGGACGAGGGGCGTTTCGGGCTGGAACTCGATCTGGACCGCTTCATGATCGTCGCGGTGAGCGACTTCAACATGGGCGCGATGGAGAACAAGGGGCTCAACATCTTCAACACGAAGTACGTGCTGGCGAACCCCGAAACGGCAACGGACACCGACTTCGCGAACATCGAGGCGGTGGTCGGCCATGAGTACTTCCACAACTGGACCGGCAACCGCGTGACCTGCCGCGACTGGTTCCAGCTAAGCCTGAAAGAAGGCCTGACGGTGTTCCGCGATCAGGAATTCTCCGCCGACATGGCGGGGGGCGCGACAGACGAAGCCGCGCGCGCCACCAAACGCATTGAAGACGTGCGCGTGCTGCGCCAGATGCAGTTCGCCGAAGACGCCGGCCCGATGGCGCACCCGGTGCGCCCGGAAAGCTACGTGGAGATCAACAACTTTTACACGATGACGGTCTACGAAAAGGGCTCCGAAGTCGTGCGGATGTATCAGACGCTGTTCGGCCGCGACGGCTTCCGCAAGGGCATGGACCTGTACTTCAAGCGTCATGACGGCCAGGCGGTGACTTGCGACGATTTCCGTCACGCGCTCGCCGATGCGAACGGCCGCGATCTCGCGCAATTCGAGCGGTGGTATAGCCAGGCCGGCACGCCGCGCGTCTCGGTACGCACGAAGTACGACGCAGCGCAACAGCGCTACAGCGTGAGGCTCACGCAAGGCTACGGCGAGGCCGCACCGGCCGCGCGCGAAACGCAAAAGGGCCCGTTGCTGATTCCGTTCGCAATCGGTTTGATCGGCAACGACGGCCGCGACCTGCCGTTGCAACTGGAGGGTGAAACCAGGGCTTCGGACTCCACCACGCGCGTGCTGGAATTCGCGCAGACCGAACAGACCTTCACGTTCGTCAACGTCGCGCAGGAACCGCTGCCCTCGTTGCTGCGCAATTTCTCGGCGCCGGTGATCGTCGAATACGACTATTCAGCCGACCAGCTCGCGTTCCTTCTCGCGCATGACAGCGATCCGTTCAACCGCTGGGAAGCCGGCCAACGGCTCGCCACACGCGAGTTGCTAACGCTCGCCGGGCGCGCCGCCACCGGCGTGCCGCTGCAGCTCGACGACTCGGTCGTCGCCGCGTTCGCCCGCGTGCTGACCGACGAAACGCTCTCGCCCTCTTTCCGCGAACTGGCGTTGATGCTGCCGTCGGAAGCGTATCTGGCTGAACAGATGGCCGAATCGAATCCGGCTGCCGTGCACGCTGCGCGGCAATTCGTACGCAAGCGCCTCGCGAATGCGCTCGGGAAGGACTGGCTCGCCGTGTACGACAAGCACCGTACACCGGGCGCCTATGAAGCCACACCGGAGGCATCCGGTCATCGTGCGTTGAAGAATCTTGCCTTGTCGTATCTCGCGGAACTGGACGATCCGGCTGAAGCCGTGCGTCTCGCCTCCGCGCAATACGACACCGCCAACAACATGACCGACCGCGCGGCGGCGCTCTCGGCATTGCTCAATGCAGCAGCGGCGAATGGCGGCAGCGTTGAGGCGCAGCAGGCACTGGACGACTTCTACCGGCGCTTCGAAAAGGAACCGCTCGTGATCGACAAGTGGTTCGCCTTGCAGGCCACGCAACGCGGCAACGCGCAGCGTCCGGTGATCGAGACCGTGCGCAAGCTGATGGCTCACCCGGCGTTCAACCTGAAGAACCCGAACCGCGCACGCTCGCTGATTTTCAGCTTCTGTGCGGCGAACCCCGCCCAGTTCCACGCCGAAGATGGCTCGGGCTATGCGTACTGGGCCGACCAGGTGATCGCGCTCGACGCCATCAATCCGCAAGTGGCCGCGCGCCTCGCCCGCTCGCTGGAGCTGTGGCGCCGCTTTACGCCAGCGCTGCGTGAGGGCATGCGCACGGCACTGGAGAAAGTGGCATCGCAGGTGAAATCGCGCGACGTGCGCGAGATCGTCGAGAAAGCGTTGGCGTGACGGTCGTCTGAAAGCGCTTTTCGCACCTAAAACCGGCACGTGGTGCCGGTTTTTTTTCGTCCTGAATTTGGTGATGAAGCGGCGGCGTGCGGACCTCGACGTTAGCCGTCTGGACGACTGTTCGTATCGGCTCGACAGGGTGAAAGTAAACGCATCCATTTAACGGTTTACGTTTAACGCGATGCGTTATATCATCCCATGATCACGACATTCGGCGACAAAGCTACGGCGGCAATCTTTCAGGGCAAGTTCGTGCATTCATTGCCGCTCTACATGCAGGCGCTCGCACGCCGCAAGCTGTTGATGATCGATGCCGCTGAATCCAGCCGTAACCTGCATGCGCCGCCGGGCAACCGGCTCGAAGCCTTGCAAGGTCAGCGTAGCGGACAGTGGAGTATTCGAATCAACGCGCAGTGGCGCATCTGTTTTCATTTTGTCGACGGGGAGGCGCTGAATGTCGAAATTGTCGACTATCACTGATTATTGGGAGACCGCCATGGTCATCAAACGCTCCGATCTGGGCAGCATCGATTTCGCCGGCATCGACACCGGCGAAAGCATCCCGGAAATCCACCCCGGCGAGATTCTGCGCAGCGAGTTCCTCGAACCGCTTGGCATGTCCGTCAATGCGCTCGCACTTGCGCTGCGCGTACCGGCGCCGCGCATCAACGACATCGTGCGTGGCAAGCGCGCCATCTCGGCTGACACCGCGTTGCGGCTCGAGCGCTACTTCGGTGCGAGCGCGCAGTTCTGGCTGAATCTGCAGATCGCCTACGACCTGCGCGTCGCCACCGCGGCAGCCGGCGAGCAGATCGAACGCGAGATCGAGCCGATGCCCAAGGCGAACCGGCCGAAAATGCCGAAAGTCTCAGCCGAACACGCCCGTGCCACAGCGCTTGCCGCCCGCCTCACCGGCCATGTCACGGCCATCAAAGCTCGCCGCAAAGCCTGAATTTCACGTGCCTTTACAGCGCTCAGTGGCACAGACACACGTCCTTGCATCTCAAAAGCACGGAACCGACACAGCGAGCGGTTAAAATCGAGACATTCCCCAAGCCTTCCCGGAGTACAGCAATGGCTTTGCAACGTCGTACCACTCTCACGAAGTACCTGATCGAGCAGCAGCGCGAGACCAACAATCTCCCGGCCGACCTGCGCCTTTTGATCGAAGTCGTCGCGCGCGCATGCAAGGCGATCAGCTACCACGTCAGCAAGGGCGCGCTGGGCGATGCGCTCGGCACGGCGGGCAGCGAGAATGTTCAGGGCGAAGTGCAGAAAAAGCTCGACATTCTGTCGAACGAAATCCTGCTCGAAGCGAATGAATGGGGCGGCAACCTGGCGGGCATGGCATCCGAGGAAATGGAGCAGTTCTTCCCGATCCCGGCCAACTACCCAAAGGGCGAATACCTGCTGGTGTTCGATCCGCTCGACGGCTCGTCGAACATCGACGTCAACGTGTCGATCGGCACGATCTTCTCGGTGCTGCGCTGCCCGGACGGCCAGCAGCCCACCGAACAGTCGTTCCTGCAACCCGGCACGCAGCAGGTCGCGGCCGGCTATGCGGTGTACGGCCCGCAAACCGTGCTGGTGCTGACCACCGGCAACGGCGTGAACTGCTTCACGCTCGACCGCGAGCTGGGTTCGTGGGTGCTCACGCAAAGCGACATGCGCGTTCCGGTTGAAACGCGCGAATACGCGATCAACGCTTCGAACGAGCGCCACTGGTATGAGCCCGTCGAGAAATACATCGGCGAGTTGAAGGCAGGCAAGGAGGGGCCGCGCCAGAGCGACTTCAACATGCGCTGGATCGCGTCGATGGTGGCCGATGTACATCGTATCCTCAACCGCGGCGGCGTCTTCATGTATCCGGCCGACAAGCGCACGCCGGACAAGCCGGGCAAGCTGCGCCTGATGTACGAAGCGAACCCGATGGCGTTCATCGTCGAGCAGGCTGGCGGCGCCGCGACCAACGGCGAGAAGCGTATCCTGGACATCCAGCCGAAAAGCCTGCACGAGCGTGTGGCGGTGTTCCTCGGCTCGAAGAATGAAGTCGACCGCGTCACCCGCTACCATCTCGAAACAAAAAAGTGACCGCAGGGGCTTGCCAAGCTCCTGAAGAAGTCCCTATAATCTCGTTTCTCCTGATGCCGGAATAGCTCAGACGGTAGAGCAGCGCATTCGTAATGCGAAGGTCGGGGGTTCGATTCCTCTTTCCGGCACCACAAGATTCAAGCACTTAGCCCAGTCATTGCGACTGGGCTTTTTGCTTTCTATTGCCTGTTTTCCACTGCCTGCTTTCTTCTCCAGCTTCCGCCCCCCCCTGCGCCTGCTTTCCGAAATCCTTGGCGGTTCTGGTTAGCCTTCACCTCGGCCAACGCAACGGTCGCTTCAACATTGACCGCCCGCATTGACCACGGTGGCTCCAGTTCACCCGCCAAAATCCAATCGATCGCATCGCGCGGTCAAACCGAGATTGCGAGCGACCACCGCATCTTCAACGATCACGTTCTCAGCCGGCTTCGTGCCATACGCCAACACCGCTTCCTGCGGCGCTGACGGAAACCACAAGATCCGGCCGGCACACTCGATTCCGACCTGGCGTCCTTTCCAGTAAACAGCGTTTTCCATGGTGAACTCTCCGAAGGGCGAAGACAGCCATCTTCCGCGCCGGACCTGGTGCGTCCGTTAGCCACCGCACTCTGCGCCGCGGATAGTTGCTTCAATGATAGGCGACGGCACTATCGTGGCGAGTGGTACGCCGGCTGAAATTGCGCGCACGAGCCAGAACCGCACGGCAACCGATCTGAAGCAACGGCCCCCGGCCTCGCGCTATAGCCGAAGCAAAAACAGCGCGCGAGTTCTACCGCAGCCCGCGCTTCTCCCTCCGGAAATCGATCAGCTCGTGCAACTTGAACGGCATCTGCGCGCGGCTCGCCGTGCACAGATAAAAGCCCGGAAAAGTCGGACACCACGCGTCCAGCACGCGCGCCAACCGGCCGTCGGAACTGGAGGCCGTTGCGAATCTGGCGGGGATTCACGGACAGGTCAAAGTCGCCGAAAAATCCGCGGCCTAATCCGCACCCGGGAAAATTCCGGCGCGGAACGCCTAAAAAACATCCGCCGCACGCGCCGCGCTTCGCCCAGAACGCGGCGCCTTTTTATTTGCGAAAAATAACCTGAAAAGTATTCCCGCTCGTCAACGAAGTCGCGCAATCGTTCGTTTACAAGCGAATGGGGGGCTGAATGAACGCACTGAACCAATTGTTAATTAACGAACGTTCGGCTTAACGCAGAGAAACTCCTTCCAATGCGGCAGTGCACAAAAATCGCGGTGATTTGTTCATATCAACACATTTGAACAGGCAGTGCTGTGACGCAGCAGAGATAATGCGCGGCAGGCGTGCGGGGCAAGGCGGGAAGGGAACGACGGAGATATCGGACTGTTTTGATTGGCAATGGCAAATTCAGCTATGCGCACTGAACCGATAAATTCTATTCAAACATTCCGCTTCCATGTTGACCTGTACCGTTAAAGCAACACACAACATGTGATCCGCATCAGACACTGGTGCAAAATGGGGACCGAGGCAGATAATCGGTTTGTAAAGGAGAAAGATCATGGATGCCAAACCACCGAAGATTCCGACCCCGGATAAAGTTTTTAGCCCGGATCCGGAACCCGCTGGCGTCGAGTTTCTGGGTGCCGAACTGCCTGAGCACGTTCGCGCATTTTTCGACGAACAACGCAAGTCGTGCGACTCGAAGTAATTGGGCAGTGGTGCGATGCAGCATTAGCGTCCGCGCGGCCGGCGCGCGGCGAAGATTTGCACGCGCCCCTACGATTGTCTTTTGCCGCTCTCGCGGCGCGGGTTACGCCTGCCTGATTGCGGCGCCTGGCTCTTGCGGCCCGGCGCACAGATAGCTAGCGCACGCCCCTGATGGGCGTCTTTAAATGCCCCGGTCGTTTGTTTTTAGATCGATCGGCGTGTCCGCTTGATCCGCGCATCGTCTATTCTTCTGGTTTTTCTTCTGCGGCCGATCGGCCACCCCCGCCCTCCATGAATCGCTCGTATCGCTTTGGAGCGTCATGCGCGCTCGCGTTGCTCACCGCGCTTGCGCTCGCACCCGCTCCCGCCCTTGCGGACGGGGACGACACCGCGCTGACCAATCTGATCGCGCTGGTTTCGCAGCGCCTTGCGCTCGCGGAACCCGTTGCGCGCTGGAAGTGGGCGAACCACCAGGCAATTACGGATACACCTCGCGAGAACGCGTTGCTCGCCGATGTCGAAAAGCGCGCCGTCGCCGCGAACGTCGATCCGGCGTTTGCGCGCACCTTCTTCCGGGATCAGATAGACGCCAGCAAGGACGTGCAAAACGCGCTGTTTGCCAACTGGCGCAGCACGCGCCCGCCTGAAGGTCCCGCGCCCGACCTGGCCACCAGCACGAGGCCGCAGTTGGACCGGCTGACGCAGTCACTCGTGGCCGGGCTCGCGCGCGTGCAACCGCTACGCGCGGCGCAGGACTGTCCGTCGCGCGTGGCGCAATCGCTTGCTAACTGGAAATCGCTAACGCGCTACGACTCGACGCGCTCAAGCGCGTTGACACGCGCTCTCGGCCACGTGTGCGAAGCGGGTGGAGTCGGTGCGACGGGCTAATCGGTCCGTGCGGTCTACGCGGTCGAGCCGGGGCTTGGAATCGCCATTGGCCCGGCGCTGTCAGGCGTGGATTAAACCCGCCCTGAGCAACGAGGTGCTGCGCGAAACCCGGGTTAAGCCAGACTCGGGACCGCCGTGCCGCTCGAGATGCTCAACGGCATCACACGCAGGCCGCGCGAAAGATGGCTCTGCAGAAGACGATAGGTCGACAGCTCGAACGGGCCGGCTGCGCTCGACGCATGCAGCGCCGCCGCCTGCGCGAGCGAGGGCGCATGTCCGAGGTAACGCCACCGGTCGACAACATGAAATGCGCGGGCGTGCGACGTTTCTTCCCGCTCCTCGAATACGACCGGACCTTCGAACGGCCAGGGCGCATCCACCGGATCGCTCTTCGTGACACGCGGCACCCGGTTATGGCCAGGGCGCAGCGTCGCGATCAACTGCGCCTCCGCGAGCATGGCACCCAGCTCGCCGCCAGTCGCGCGCCACTCGACACGCCGTACTTGCTGCGCGAGCCGCATATCCTTCGACGAACGCCGCTCACCGGTCAAATGCGAACGCAGCCGCTGACGTACACGTACGCTTCGCCCGACATACAGCGGCAGATCACCTTCTCCATAGAACGCATACACACCGCATCCGGCCGGCGCAGTATCGAGCAGGTCTTCAGTGATGTCGCCGGCAAGCCGGTAGCGTCGGGTGGTGCGTTCGATCTGCGCCTGCAAAACGTCCAGCGGCACAAGACCGCTATGCAGGCGCTGCCAGAACTGCCAGATCAGATCGGCATCGGCTAGCGCGCGGTGACGATCGGACGGGACGAGACCATGACGCTCCACCAACGCGTCGAGTCCATGGCGCTTTTCCGCCGGAAACAAGGCGCGTGAGAGGCGCACGGTGCACAGCACATCCGGATCGAACGCAAGCCCGGCCCGGCGAAACTCCCCGCGCAGAAAGCCGCGATCGAAACTGGCGTTGTGCGCCACGAACAGTTTGCCGTTCAGGCGCTCGAACAATTCTGGCGCGATAGCATCGAACGTCGGCGCGCCCCGCACCATCGCGTTTGTAATGCCGGTGAGCTGTTGAATGAATGAAGGAATCGGTTGCTGAGGGTCGACCAGGCTGCTCCAACGCGACACGCCGGCCGGTCCTATTTCAACCAC is a window of Paraburkholderia phytofirmans OLGA172 DNA encoding:
- a CDS encoding chorismate mutase — protein: MNRSYRFGASCALALLTALALAPAPALADGDDTALTNLIALVSQRLALAEPVARWKWANHQAITDTPRENALLADVEKRAVAANVDPAFARTFFRDQIDASKDVQNALFANWRSTRPPEGPAPDLATSTRPQLDRLTQSLVAGLARVQPLRAAQDCPSRVAQSLANWKSLTRYDSTRSSALTRALGHVCEAGGVGATG
- a CDS encoding exonuclease domain-containing protein, translating into MSEQFLPEPALDVPIVFVDLETTGGSTSEHRITEVGVVEIGPAGVSRWSSLVDPQQPIPSFIQQLTGITNAMVRGAPTFDAIAPELFERLNGKLFVAHNASFDRGFLRGEFRRAGLAFDPDVLCTVRLSRALFPAEKRHGLDALVERHGLVPSDRHRALADADLIWQFWQRLHSGLVPLDVLQAQIERTTRRYRLAGDITEDLLDTAPAGCGVYAFYGEGDLPLYVGRSVRVRQRLRSHLTGERRSSKDMRLAQQVRRVEWRATGGELGAMLAEAQLIATLRPGHNRVPRVTKSDPVDAPWPFEGPVVFEEREETSHARAFHVVDRWRYLGHAPSLAQAAALHASSAAGPFELSTYRLLQSHLSRGLRVMPLSISSGTAVPSLA